A section of the candidate division WOR-3 bacterium genome encodes:
- a CDS encoding flavin reductase family protein has translation MAIKHLYHSYPIIPCIIIVKYNERINGMSVAWHSPLSFNPPLYGVLVSPKRFTYELLVKAKDFTVNFVDFKNAKIYAIMGRISGKSRDKIKEFNIELEESSKISSPFLKKAYASYECIKTRQVITGDHILFIGEIVEVHEKEGTFDENGLPDLKNFKPAFYLGRDAYFTFKEIEEPKVILPE, from the coding sequence ATGGCAATAAAACACTTATATCATTCTTATCCTATAATACCTTGTATAATAATAGTAAAATATAATGAGAGGATAAATGGTATGTCAGTAGCTTGGCACTCACCTCTTTCCTTTAATCCTCCTCTTTATGGAGTTCTTGTATCACCGAAAAGATTTACCTATGAACTTCTCGTAAAAGCAAAAGATTTTACAGTTAATTTTGTTGATTTTAAAAATGCTAAAATATATGCAATAATGGGTAGAATAAGTGGAAAATCAAGAGATAAAATTAAGGAGTTTAATATTGAACTTGAAGAGTCTTCAAAAATTTCTTCCCCCTTTTTGAAAAAAGCCTATGCTTCCTATGAATGTATTAAAACAAGACAGGTAATTACAGGGGATCATATTCTCTTCATAGGAGAAATTGTTGAAGTCCATGAAAAAGAGGGAACTTTTGATGAAAATGGTCTTCCTGATTTAAAAAACTTTAAACCTGCTTTTTACCTTGGAAGAGACGCATATTTTACTTTTAAAGAAATTGAGGAACCAAAAGTAATTTTACCTGAATAA
- a CDS encoding DUF4476 domain-containing protein, producing MKVIFFFLLLNIQEIDKKEIIKRLEKIEKIAYSLPSQKKDSINILIEEIKRILYPEELKGELTENELSNIIEEINKNPVVEDALKILEKKTKNRNLTVNQAKKILNEFHFKEDKIKVFNILKEKIIDKENLKILEGEIK from the coding sequence ATGAAGGTTATTTTTTTCTTTTTGCTTTTAAATATTCAGGAAATAGATAAAAAAGAAATTATAAAGAGACTGGAAAAAATTGAAAAAATTGCCTATTCTCTTCCTTCGCAAAAAAAGGATTCAATAAATATTCTTATTGAGGAAATAAAAAGAATTCTTTACCCTGAAGAATTAAAAGGAGAACTTACAGAAAATGAACTTTCTAATATAATAGAAGAAATAAATAAAAATCCTGTTGTTGAAGATGCATTAAAAATACTTGAGAAAAAAACAAAAAATAGAAACCTTACTGTAAATCAGGCAAAAAAAATTTTAAATGAATTTCATTTTAAAGAAGATAAAATAAAAGTATTCAATATATTAAAGGAAAAAATTATTGATAAGGAAAATTTAAAAATCCTTGAAGGGGAAATAAAATGA